AAACATTGTTGAATTCATTTGTCGTTTTTCAGATGCAAAACAAAGTGATGAGCCGTTTAATGCTTTTTCCCTACAAAAAGTGTCTGAGATGAGTATTGTTGTAACCGATAAATTAAAGGCCGTATCATCATTACATGAAGTATCCATCTTTGAACGTGATCGCGAAGAAATCTCAGCAGAAGGCTTATCTTTTATGGGAGAACGTGAAGATGCGACATATCTACTATTTGTAAATGAGGGACGTACATGGTTTTTCTCAAATAAAAAATCAACAGCTTATCCTGTCGAGATTTCACTAGATCATGGGGTTTCGGTTAAAATTAATGAAGAACTGGAATTAGTTAGTTCTATAAATTATTTTTAAAAAGGAAATATTGGAAGTCTATAATAAGAAAATGAAAAGTGCTAGTTGATTTTTAATCAATTAGCACTTTTTATAACAATTGTGGGAAATTAGTTTTAAGCCTTATACGTTTTGTCTAAAACTAAAATTGGTTTAATCGTTGAACCGTTTTTAGAATCAGCAAATGCTTGTTCAATTTGATCGAAATCATAAAATTTCACCAGTTTATCTACCGGGAATTGGCCATTTTTAAAGAATTGAACTAATTTAGGGATAATTAATTGTGGTACTGCGTCTCCTTCAATAACACCTTTTAAAGTTTTTGCAGGACCAACGATGTCTGTGAACACATTTAATGTTAAGTCACGTTTACCAACAGCTACAGAAGCGATTTCACCTTTTACACGTAATGAGCGAATACCAGCTAATGTTACTTCTGGAACACCAGTAGTTTCTAATGCATAGTGAGCACCTTTACCAGTGATTTCAATAATACGTGCTATTACATCTTCTTGCTTACTATTGATTGTGTGTGTTGCACCTAGCTCTTTTGCTAATTCAAGTCGACTATCATGAATGTCTACAGCAACGATAGGGTAGCATCCCGCAATTTTTGCTGCCATCATACCTGCTAAGCCTACAGCACCGGTACCGAATACAACAAAGCTTGAACCTGGTTCTGGTGCAAGTGAATTTAATACAGTTCCACTACCAGTCATGATACCGCAGCCGAAAGGTCCAAGAAAGCGTAGGTCGATTTCTTTATCTACTTTAACAGCATTACCTTCAGAAACTGTGGCGTAAGTAGCGAATGAAGATTGTCCAAAGAATTGAGATACATCTTGATTATTTTCTGTGTGAAGTGGCGTTT
This portion of the Solibacillus daqui genome encodes:
- a CDS encoding VOC family protein, with translation MNIDHVTMYASNYEATKQFYETTLNFPITSEEHNRFTITVGKSTVTFIKAPLEEKPFYHFAFDVPSNQFEESKAWTKGKLELSQEQGDDEVYFAFIDAKSIYFEDPAGNIVEFICRFSDAKQSDEPFNAFSLQKVSEMSIVVTDKLKAVSSLHEVSIFERDREEISAEGLSFMGEREDATYLLFVNEGRTWFFSNKKSTAYPVEISLDHGVSVKINEELELVSSINYF
- a CDS encoding NAD(P)-dependent alcohol dehydrogenase, translating into MKIQAMVTTDVIDFEQQTLILDEPKADEVLVKIVATGVCHTDATVLDKSTPVPYPAVLGHEGAGIVEKVGANVTTVQPGDHVVLGFTYCGHCDNCLEGNAGGCENMLPLNFGGKNKHGETPLHTENNQDVSQFFGQSSFATYATVSEGNAVKVDKEIDLRFLGPFGCGIMTGSGTVLNSLAPEPGSSFVVFGTGAVGLAGMMAAKIAGCYPIVAVDIHDSRLELAKELGATHTINSKQEDVIARIIEITGKGAHYALETTGVPEVTLAGIRSLRVKGEIASVAVGKRDLTLNVFTDIVGPAKTLKGVIEGDAVPQLIIPKLVQFFKNGQFPVDKLVKFYDFDQIEQAFADSKNGSTIKPILVLDKTYKA